The following proteins are co-located in the Flectobacillus major DSM 103 genome:
- a CDS encoding OmpA family protein produces MKNHNNILAYLLVGTVSMTDILAQNKPENLGTAVNTEYSELNPVMAPDGKTLYFGRKNHPQNKYGVNGSEQIAGSQDIWFSENTMGAWTNARRMPETLNRDQYNSILSISPDGQTILVKGSYVNGQYETRGFSIAKKTETGWSVPKKIDVPKYERLSRGKNEYGFLSADGKVLLMAFSEKKNSDEDDIYASFLENDGTWSTPMNLGDDINTNSTETTPFLAADGKTLYFSSNREGGKGSNDIYVAKRKDDTWIHWTEPQNIGEPINTEEYDAYYTIPASGDYAYFISGKGSLGKKDIFRLKLDVSQSSPIQAQPANNPSILASKKPADKPENTKSDPVVLVSGKLIDSKTGKVPKNAKIIYEDLTTGKELGQASPDPISGIYKIVLPYGKNYGITTQIEGYVGSSQNIDLSKINGKYLEIEGKDIAVAPIEAGTKVTMNNIFFEFGKAALRPESYPELNRIADFLKTNSRITTEISGHTDNVGTDEINNRLSQERADIVRTYLLGRGIAPERITAKGYGKNRPKVANDTPENQAINRRVEFEILKN; encoded by the coding sequence ATGAAAAACCATAACAACATACTCGCTTACCTTCTGGTTGGCACGGTTTCGATGACCGATATTCTCGCTCAAAACAAACCCGAAAACCTTGGTACGGCGGTTAATACCGAATATTCTGAACTGAACCCTGTGATGGCTCCTGATGGAAAAACCCTTTATTTTGGTCGCAAAAATCACCCTCAAAATAAGTACGGTGTCAATGGCTCTGAACAAATTGCGGGTTCACAAGACATTTGGTTTTCGGAAAACACAATGGGGGCATGGACCAACGCTCGCCGAATGCCCGAAACCCTTAATCGAGACCAATATAACAGTATTCTGAGTATTTCGCCCGATGGCCAAACCATCTTGGTAAAGGGGTCTTATGTAAATGGCCAGTATGAAACTCGTGGTTTTTCGATTGCCAAAAAAACTGAAACGGGCTGGAGTGTTCCCAAAAAAATAGACGTGCCTAAATATGAACGTTTGAGTCGTGGGAAAAACGAATATGGCTTTCTATCGGCCGATGGAAAGGTTTTATTAATGGCTTTTTCCGAAAAAAAGAACTCAGATGAAGACGATATTTATGCTTCTTTCCTTGAAAATGATGGCACTTGGTCTACTCCAATGAATCTTGGCGATGACATCAATACCAATAGTACCGAAACCACCCCTTTCCTAGCTGCCGACGGCAAAACACTCTATTTCTCAAGCAATCGTGAAGGGGGCAAGGGTAGTAATGATATTTATGTTGCTAAGAGAAAAGACGATACGTGGATTCATTGGACTGAACCTCAAAATATTGGTGAACCTATCAATACCGAGGAATATGACGCTTATTATACCATTCCTGCTTCTGGCGATTATGCTTATTTTATTTCTGGCAAAGGGTCGCTTGGCAAAAAAGATATTTTCCGCCTTAAACTAGATGTTTCGCAGAGCAGCCCCATTCAGGCTCAACCAGCCAACAACCCTTCTATTTTGGCTAGTAAAAAACCTGCAGACAAGCCTGAAAATACCAAATCAGACCCAGTGGTATTAGTTTCGGGAAAACTGATAGATAGCAAAACAGGTAAAGTACCTAAAAATGCCAAAATTATTTATGAAGATTTAACTACAGGAAAAGAACTTGGCCAAGCCAGCCCCGACCCTATTAGTGGTATTTACAAAATTGTATTGCCTTATGGCAAAAACTATGGTATTACCACACAAATAGAAGGATATGTGGGTAGCTCGCAAAATATCGACCTCAGTAAAATCAATGGTAAATACCTTGAAATAGAAGGTAAAGATATAGCTGTAGCTCCTATTGAGGCAGGTACAAAAGTAACAATGAATAACATCTTCTTCGAGTTTGGAAAAGCAGCTCTTCGTCCTGAGTCTTATCCAGAGCTAAATCGTATTGCTGATTTTCTCAAAACTAATAGTCGTATTACCACCGAAATCAGTGGACATACAGACAACGTAGGCACAGACGAAATCAATAACCGCCTTTCGCAAGAGCGAGCCGATATTGTACGCACCTACCTACTTGGCCGTGGTATTGCCCCCGAACGCATCACTGCCAAAGGATATGGCAAAAACAGGCCAAAAGTAGCAAACGATACTCCCGAAAATCAGGCCATTAACCGACGGGTAGAATTTGAGATTTTGAAGAATTAA
- the recJ gene encoding single-stranded-DNA-specific exonuclease RecJ — translation MVEKRWIFKPNPSNNTVEELVRTIQISPEIATLLGQRGITSFDEAKTFFRPSLDQLHNPFLMADMDKAVARLTEAIERQEKILVYGDYDVDGTTSVATFYGFLHKNVYQNLEFYIPDRYTEGYGVSQKGIEYAYENGFKLIVSLDCGIKSTDKVQWAKEHGVDFIICDHHRPDSDLPPAVAVLDPKRDDCGYPFKELTGCGVGFKLLQAYCQVHDISESLLLPYLDLVVTSISCDIVPIVGENRVLAYFGLQQLNTLPRTGLKALIKSASLEGKMDITKVVFGLGPRINAAGRIKHAYDAVNLLLSENDEEATDFAQIISKHNIDRKGLDTAITGEALEMISANEAFVSAKSTVLFNEKWHKGVIGIVASRCIEQYHRPTIILTESHGQAAGSARSVPGFDVYEAIEACSEHLIQFGGHTFAAGLSLEISEVENFRRKFEEIVAQRILPEQLSPMIEVDLNLPLSAITDKFYRIMSQMSPFGPLNMTPVFVSKHVKIHGVPMKMKEKHLKFNAYQEGSPAFTCVGFGMVDDFFERLQTTPTFSICYTIEINEWQGKKSFQLMLKDIKFDND, via the coding sequence ATGGTAGAAAAACGTTGGATATTTAAGCCTAACCCATCCAATAATACGGTAGAAGAATTGGTGCGAACTATCCAGATATCGCCCGAAATTGCTACACTTCTAGGACAGCGAGGTATTACTTCTTTTGATGAAGCCAAAACCTTTTTTCGTCCAAGTTTAGACCAATTGCATAACCCATTCCTTATGGCCGATATGGATAAGGCTGTAGCTAGACTTACCGAGGCGATTGAACGACAAGAGAAAATTTTGGTGTATGGCGATTACGATGTCGATGGTACTACCTCGGTAGCAACATTCTATGGCTTTTTACATAAAAATGTTTATCAAAATCTTGAGTTTTATATACCCGACCGCTATACCGAAGGATATGGCGTTTCGCAAAAGGGGATTGAATATGCTTACGAAAATGGCTTTAAACTCATTGTAAGCCTCGACTGTGGAATCAAGTCGACAGATAAGGTACAATGGGCTAAAGAACATGGCGTTGATTTTATTATTTGTGACCACCACCGTCCCGACAGCGACCTACCGCCTGCTGTGGCAGTACTAGACCCCAAGCGAGATGATTGTGGCTATCCTTTCAAAGAACTAACGGGCTGTGGGGTTGGCTTCAAGCTTTTGCAGGCTTATTGCCAAGTACATGACATTTCAGAAAGTTTACTATTGCCCTATCTGGATTTAGTTGTAACCAGTATTTCGTGCGACATTGTGCCTATTGTTGGCGAGAATCGGGTGTTGGCTTATTTTGGTTTGCAACAGCTCAACACCTTGCCAAGAACAGGATTGAAAGCCCTCATTAAGTCGGCATCTTTAGAAGGTAAAATGGATATTACCAAAGTGGTTTTTGGCCTTGGCCCAAGAATTAACGCAGCTGGTAGAATCAAACACGCCTACGATGCCGTTAACCTTCTTTTATCTGAAAACGATGAGGAGGCAACCGATTTTGCCCAAATTATTAGTAAACATAATATCGACCGCAAAGGACTTGATACTGCTATTACAGGCGAAGCCCTCGAAATGATTTCGGCCAACGAAGCGTTTGTTTCTGCTAAAAGTACGGTTCTATTCAACGAAAAATGGCATAAAGGGGTTATTGGTATTGTGGCAAGCCGTTGTATCGAGCAATACCACCGCCCCACCATTATTCTTACCGAATCGCATGGCCAAGCCGCTGGTTCTGCTAGGTCTGTACCAGGGTTTGATGTTTATGAAGCAATAGAAGCCTGTTCCGAACATTTGATTCAATTTGGTGGACATACGTTTGCTGCTGGATTATCGTTGGAGATTTCGGAAGTAGAAAATTTCCGTAGAAAATTTGAGGAAATCGTAGCACAGCGTATTTTACCCGAACAACTTTCGCCCATGATTGAGGTAGATTTGAATTTGCCCCTTTCGGCTATTACAGATAAATTCTACCGAATCATGAGTCAGATGTCGCCTTTTGGCCCACTCAATATGACTCCTGTATTTGTGAGTAAGCATGTAAAAATTCATGGTGTGCCCATGAAAATGAAAGAAAAGCATCTTAAATTCAATGCTTATCAAGAAGGCTCTCCTGCCTTTACCTGCGTAGGTTTTGGTATGGTCGACGATTTCTTTGAACGACTCCAAACTACGCCTACTTTCTCGATTTGCTATACCATAGAAATCAACGAGTGGCAAGGTAAGAAAAGCTTTCAGCTGATGTTGAAAGATATAAAGTTTGACAACGATTAG
- the mfd gene encoding transcription-repair coupling factor, with protein sequence MLVKDFLKLYREDSFVQMISEQLKSISQYPHIQVKGLMGSLDAILAASLYLQNTSQSHLFILPDREEAAYFINDLQSLLGDEIPLLFPMSYKKAYQYEDIDNANVLMRAEVLNKLNNNPKSEGIIIVSYPEALSEKVINRRSLLKNTLTVSINEKLDTAFLAEMLSSYDFEKTDFVFEAGQFSIRGGIIDVFSYANELPYRIDLFGDEVESIRTFDPETQLSVESVSRINIIPDVQTKLIQETREPFLSFFPENTRLWFKDVEMTLEIVEKCFEKVETNLQQILARSGGIQVVSDPNQLFETRKSFLNQIKTFGTVEFGKRFYFKTGTEKLLYQAKVQPSFNKDFKRLADNLREHQGFHFTNIISSESHRQLERLTTIFEEIDQNVRFQPLNISLREGFIDEQNKITCYTDHQIFDRFHRFREKSKYSKSKALTLKELKSLQVGDYVTHVDYGIGRFAGLDKVTVGQSEQEAIRLIFRDNDVLMVSIHSLHKISKYSGREGGPPTMSKLGSPEWENKKSRVKKQVQDIAKELIALYAQRRMAKGFAFSPDSFLQAELESSFIYEDTPDQAKATADVKADMEKPNPMDRLVCGDVGFGKTEVAIRAAFKAVADSKQVAILVPTTVLAMQHFRTFRDRLEHFPCRVEYINRFKSTQQIKETLKRVANGQTDILIGTHRIVNKDVLFKNLGLMIIDEEQKFGVKVKDRLKEMRVNIDVLTLTATPIPRTLHFSLMGARDLSVIATPPPNRQPVTTELHVFNDILIRDAVSYELKRGGQVYFVHNRVGELESIANTILRLVPDAKIGIAHGQMDGEKLEKVMMGFIEGHYDVLVSTNIIESGLDIPNANTMIINHANHFGLSDLHQMRGRVGRSNKKAFCYLLTPALSLLTTDARKRLGALEEFSDLGDGFKVAMRDLDIRGAGNLLGAEQSGFITDLGYEMYHKILDEAVQELKENEFRALFEQDLSETAQKLKVDCQIETDLQVLIPEQYVSSISERLSLYTQLDDMKSEEDLQNFQKSVLDRFGPIPPEVNDMIDIVRVRWKAEMLGIEKILLKNNNLKCFFVSSQNERYYKSAVFGKILDYIKVNSKKCSMKEAKGRIMLIFEKITSIDELNAILTNIIAR encoded by the coding sequence ATGCTCGTTAAAGATTTCCTAAAGCTCTACCGTGAAGACAGTTTTGTGCAAATGATTTCGGAGCAACTCAAGTCTATTTCTCAATATCCACATATTCAAGTTAAAGGATTAATGGGAAGTTTGGACGCTATTTTGGCCGCATCGTTATACCTCCAAAATACCAGTCAGTCGCATTTATTCATTTTGCCCGACCGTGAAGAAGCTGCCTATTTCATCAACGACTTACAAAGTTTGCTTGGCGACGAAATACCCCTACTTTTTCCAATGTCTTACAAAAAGGCTTATCAGTACGAAGATATCGACAATGCCAATGTTTTGATGCGTGCCGAGGTATTAAATAAGCTCAACAATAACCCCAAATCTGAAGGTATTATCATTGTTTCATATCCTGAAGCTCTTTCTGAAAAGGTTATTAACCGACGTTCTCTGCTCAAAAATACCCTTACTGTTTCTATCAACGAAAAACTAGACACGGCATTTTTGGCCGAAATGCTAAGCAGTTATGATTTTGAAAAAACAGATTTTGTTTTTGAAGCTGGCCAGTTTTCTATTAGGGGTGGTATCATAGATGTCTTTAGCTATGCCAACGAGCTACCTTACCGTATCGACCTCTTTGGCGATGAAGTCGAAAGTATTCGTACTTTCGACCCCGAAACCCAATTATCGGTAGAATCTGTTTCTAGAATCAATATTATTCCTGATGTGCAAACCAAATTGATTCAAGAAACCAGAGAACCTTTTTTGAGTTTTTTCCCCGAAAATACCCGTCTTTGGTTTAAGGATGTAGAAATGACTTTGGAAATCGTTGAGAAATGTTTTGAAAAAGTAGAAACTAATTTGCAGCAAATTTTGGCTCGAAGTGGCGGTATTCAGGTAGTTTCCGACCCCAACCAACTTTTTGAAACCCGCAAAAGTTTTCTTAATCAGATAAAAACATTTGGTACTGTTGAGTTTGGAAAAAGATTTTATTTTAAAACTGGAACTGAAAAGCTGCTTTATCAAGCAAAAGTACAGCCTTCATTCAACAAAGATTTTAAACGCCTTGCCGATAACCTACGAGAGCATCAAGGTTTTCATTTTACCAACATCATTTCGTCCGAATCGCATCGGCAGTTAGAACGACTCACCACGATTTTTGAAGAAATAGACCAGAATGTAAGGTTTCAGCCTCTCAATATTTCGTTGAGAGAAGGTTTTATTGATGAACAAAACAAAATTACTTGTTATACCGACCACCAAATCTTTGATAGATTTCATCGTTTTCGTGAAAAAAGCAAATATTCAAAATCAAAAGCTCTTACTCTTAAAGAACTAAAATCGCTACAAGTGGGCGACTATGTTACCCATGTCGACTACGGAATTGGGCGTTTTGCGGGACTCGATAAAGTAACCGTTGGGCAATCCGAACAGGAAGCTATTAGGCTTATATTTAGAGACAATGACGTATTGATGGTTTCGATTCATTCTTTACACAAAATTTCTAAATATTCTGGCCGTGAAGGTGGTCCCCCAACCATGTCAAAATTGGGTTCGCCAGAATGGGAAAACAAAAAATCTAGGGTAAAAAAACAAGTTCAGGATATTGCCAAAGAGCTTATTGCCCTTTATGCACAACGCAGAATGGCCAAAGGGTTTGCTTTTTCGCCCGATAGTTTCCTTCAAGCCGAACTCGAATCGTCATTTATCTATGAAGATACCCCCGACCAAGCTAAGGCAACAGCCGACGTAAAAGCCGATATGGAGAAACCTAACCCAATGGATAGGTTGGTTTGTGGAGATGTAGGTTTTGGCAAAACAGAAGTAGCTATTCGTGCGGCATTCAAGGCCGTTGCCGATTCCAAACAAGTGGCCATTTTAGTACCTACAACGGTACTAGCCATGCAACATTTCAGAACTTTCAGAGATAGACTAGAGCATTTTCCTTGTCGTGTAGAATATATCAACCGTTTTAAATCGACCCAACAAATCAAAGAAACCCTCAAAAGGGTAGCCAATGGCCAAACCGATATTCTGATTGGTACGCACCGTATTGTTAATAAAGACGTACTTTTCAAAAACCTTGGCTTGATGATTATTGACGAAGAGCAAAAGTTTGGAGTAAAAGTAAAAGACCGCCTCAAAGAAATGCGGGTAAATATAGACGTGCTTACCCTAACAGCCACGCCAATTCCAAGGACGCTTCATTTTTCGCTTATGGGAGCACGTGATTTGTCGGTAATAGCAACACCTCCGCCCAACCGTCAGCCTGTTACGACCGAACTACATGTTTTTAACGATATTCTTATTCGTGATGCTGTTAGTTATGAGCTAAAACGTGGTGGTCAAGTCTATTTTGTTCATAATCGTGTTGGCGAATTAGAATCAATAGCTAATACAATACTGAGGCTTGTTCCCGATGCCAAAATAGGGATTGCTCATGGACAAATGGATGGCGAAAAGCTCGAAAAAGTAATGATGGGCTTTATAGAAGGGCATTATGATGTATTGGTTTCTACCAATATCATAGAATCAGGCTTAGATATTCCAAATGCCAATACCATGATTATCAACCATGCCAATCACTTTGGGCTTTCTGATTTGCACCAGATGCGGGGTAGGGTAGGGCGTTCAAATAAAAAGGCTTTTTGTTATTTGCTAACCCCTGCCTTATCATTGCTTACAACCGATGCCCGAAAAAGATTGGGAGCATTAGAAGAGTTTTCGGATTTGGGCGATGGTTTCAAAGTAGCTATGCGAGATTTAGATATTCGTGGGGCGGGTAACCTACTTGGAGCCGAACAGAGTGGCTTTATTACAGACCTTGGTTATGAAATGTATCATAAAATTTTGGATGAAGCAGTTCAGGAATTAAAGGAAAATGAATTCAGAGCTTTATTTGAACAAGATTTGTCTGAAACGGCTCAAAAATTGAAAGTTGACTGCCAAATAGAAACTGACTTACAAGTACTTATTCCAGAACAATATGTTAGCAGTATTTCGGAGAGGCTTTCGCTTTATACTCAACTCGACGATATGAAATCGGAAGAAGACCTTCAAAATTTCCAAAAATCAGTATTGGATAGATTTGGGCCGATTCCACCTGAAGTCAACGATATGATTGATATTGTGCGTGTTAGATGGAAAGCCGAAATGCTAGGAATCGAAAAAATATTACTCAAGAATAATAACTTAAAGTGTTTCTTCGTTTCTTCCCAGAACGAAAGGTATTATAAATCAGCAGTTTTTGGCAAGATTCTTGATTATATTAAAGTCAACTCTAAGAAATGTTCGATGAAAGAAGCCAAAGGGCGTATCATGTTGATTTTTGAAAAAATAACCTCTATCGACGAGTTGAATGCTATTTTAACCAACATTATTGCACGATAA
- a CDS encoding TIGR01777 family oxidoreductase — protein sequence MNILITGGTGLVGSRLTALLIAQGHTVSHLSRTPTNTNTQVKTYHWDIAKGIIDDEALLQADYLVHLAGAGIADKPWTDARKQEIIFSRTASIELIAKKLGSLKHHIKAFVSASGIGYYGADTGEERISEEYPHGHDFVATCTLAWEASADTIATLGIRTTKLRIGIVLSNQGGALPKITLPIKWGVGAALGTGKQFQSWIHIDDLCKLFIKSLFDEQMKGIYNAVAPNPATNRTLTRLSAQVLKRPLWLPNVPAFALKLVFGELACLVLGGNYVLNNRIKKETDFVYQFEDLSLALNDILSH from the coding sequence ATGAATATACTCATTACAGGTGGTACTGGACTTGTAGGCAGCCGTTTAACAGCCCTACTAATAGCTCAAGGTCATACGGTTTCGCACCTAAGTCGTACTCCTACTAATACCAATACGCAAGTAAAAACCTATCATTGGGATATAGCCAAAGGAATCATCGACGACGAGGCTTTACTTCAGGCCGACTATTTGGTTCATTTGGCAGGAGCTGGTATTGCTGATAAGCCTTGGACAGACGCCCGAAAACAAGAAATCATCTTTTCACGGACAGCCTCCATTGAGCTTATTGCTAAAAAGCTTGGTTCACTCAAGCATCATATCAAGGCGTTTGTGTCGGCTTCGGGTATTGGCTATTATGGAGCTGATACTGGCGAGGAGCGTATCTCGGAAGAATACCCACATGGTCATGATTTTGTGGCCACATGTACGCTTGCTTGGGAAGCCTCAGCCGATACAATAGCAACTTTGGGCATTCGTACTACCAAACTTAGAATAGGTATTGTACTGAGCAATCAAGGAGGAGCATTGCCCAAAATCACCCTTCCAATTAAGTGGGGCGTTGGAGCGGCACTTGGTACTGGCAAGCAATTTCAGTCATGGATTCATATTGATGATTTGTGTAAATTATTTATCAAATCGCTGTTTGATGAACAAATGAAGGGAATATATAATGCAGTAGCTCCTAACCCAGCAACCAACCGAACGCTCACTCGATTATCTGCACAGGTATTAAAACGTCCATTATGGCTTCCCAATGTACCTGCTTTTGCATTAAAGCTAGTATTTGGAGAACTAGCCTGTTTGGTACTAGGAGGTAATTATGTACTTAATAATCGTATCAAAAAAGAGACCGACTTTGTGTACCAATTTGAAGACCTATCATTGGCACTTAACGATATTTTATCGCATTGA
- the lptB gene encoding LPS export ABC transporter ATP-binding protein yields the protein MILRTENLVKKYGQRLVNNNVSYQVAQGEIVGLLGPNGAGKTTSFYMATGLVKPNSGKVYLDDIDVTDLPMYKRARLGIGYLAQEASVFRTLSVEENILAVLEMTSLSKKEQKEKTEQLLEEFSLTHVRKNLGQVLSGGERRRTEIARALAVDPKFILLDEPFAGVDPIAVEEIQGIVAKLKFRNIGILITDHNVDETLSITDRAYLLFEGKILKAGTPQELADDEQVRRLYLGKHFELKRKI from the coding sequence ATGATACTCAGAACAGAGAATTTAGTTAAGAAATACGGACAGCGTTTGGTCAACAACAACGTAAGTTATCAAGTAGCACAAGGCGAAATTGTAGGCTTGCTTGGCCCCAATGGAGCAGGCAAAACAACGTCGTTTTATATGGCTACTGGCTTAGTAAAACCCAACTCTGGCAAAGTTTACCTCGACGATATAGATGTAACCGACCTACCCATGTATAAACGTGCTAGGCTAGGTATAGGCTATTTGGCTCAAGAAGCATCGGTATTTAGAACCCTCTCGGTAGAAGAGAATATCTTAGCTGTTTTGGAAATGACAAGTCTTTCGAAGAAAGAACAAAAAGAGAAAACCGAACAACTCTTAGAAGAGTTTTCGCTAACTCATGTAAGAAAAAACTTGGGTCAAGTATTGTCGGGGGGCGAGCGGCGGCGTACCGAAATTGCTCGGGCTTTGGCTGTAGACCCTAAATTTATTTTGTTGGACGAACCCTTTGCGGGAGTTGACCCTATTGCTGTTGAAGAAATTCAAGGTATTGTGGCTAAGCTAAAATTTCGTAATATCGGTATTCTTATTACCGACCACAATGTCGACGAAACCTTGTCGATTACCGACCGTGCCTATTTACTTTTTGAAGGAAAAATCCTCAAGGCAGGCACTCCACAAGAATTGGCCGATGACGAACAAGTAAGAAGACTTTACTTAGGGAAACATTTTGAGCTAAAAAGAAAAATCTAA
- a CDS encoding LOG family protein, with amino-acid sequence MKNILVYCGSSLGFNEIYKNTATQAGKTLADKDKTLVYGAGSVGIMGTIADAVLANKGKVIGVIPSFMEKWEVQHTGLTETHVVETMHERKQLMAKISDGVVALPGGWGTLDELFEILTWKQLSLHQMPVGLLNVNGFFDPLIQMMAKMVEEGFLKQVNLDMLFIDDNFESLLNRMEQADYPDFPVGKWIDKA; translated from the coding sequence ATGAAAAATATTTTAGTGTATTGCGGCTCGTCGTTAGGCTTCAATGAAATTTATAAAAATACTGCTACCCAAGCAGGAAAAACATTAGCAGATAAAGATAAAACATTAGTTTATGGTGCTGGAAGCGTTGGTATCATGGGTACGATTGCTGATGCGGTGTTAGCCAATAAGGGTAAGGTGATAGGTGTGATTCCATCATTTATGGAAAAGTGGGAGGTACAACATACTGGTCTTACCGAAACGCATGTGGTAGAAACGATGCACGAACGCAAACAATTAATGGCCAAAATTTCGGATGGCGTTGTTGCTTTGCCTGGTGGCTGGGGTACACTCGACGAGCTTTTTGAAATACTTACTTGGAAGCAACTCAGCCTCCATCAAATGCCTGTAGGCTTATTGAATGTCAATGGCTTTTTTGACCCACTTATTCAAATGATGGCCAAGATGGTTGAGGAGGGTTTCTTGAAACAAGTAAACCTCGATATGCTTTTTATTGATGATAATTTTGAAAGCTTACTCAATAGAATGGAACAAGCCGACTACCCAGATTTCCCTGTTGGTAAGTGGATTGATAAAGCCTAA
- a CDS encoding lysophospholipid acyltransferase family protein — protein MKLHIKSFLSMFDVFGILERDPFGNSMIVKRIIMFVLGWITYGRLRVYNKTRISGTEHLENLPQTGVLFLSNHQTYFMDVICLYHVFFSVKWGFRNSINFPVYLLAPRSRLFYVAASETMKEGGLLPRIFSQAGAILVNRSWRAKGQNVQREVDSSANDKVGKGLKYGWVVSFPQGTTTPYAPLRKGTAHLIKAHNPIVVPVVINGFRRAFDKKGLLFKKRNTTLSVTFKAPIRFDPDMSTDEIMHILREQIEQRIPVEKLKWRHEES, from the coding sequence ATGAAGCTGCATATCAAGAGTTTTTTATCTATGTTTGATGTTTTTGGTATTTTGGAAAGAGACCCATTTGGCAATTCCATGATAGTAAAAAGAATCATCATGTTTGTATTAGGTTGGATTACTTATGGGCGGTTGCGGGTATATAACAAAACCCGAATTTCGGGTACAGAACATTTAGAAAATTTACCACAAACAGGCGTATTATTTCTATCCAACCATCAAACCTATTTCATGGATGTAATATGTTTGTATCATGTTTTCTTTAGTGTAAAATGGGGCTTTCGTAATTCGATTAATTTCCCAGTATATTTGTTGGCCCCTAGGTCACGACTATTTTATGTAGCGGCTTCCGAAACGATGAAAGAAGGAGGTTTGTTGCCACGTATTTTCTCGCAGGCTGGAGCTATTTTGGTGAATCGCTCGTGGCGAGCCAAAGGGCAGAATGTACAAAGAGAGGTAGATTCTTCGGCCAATGACAAAGTTGGAAAAGGATTAAAATATGGCTGGGTTGTTAGCTTTCCGCAAGGAACAACCACTCCTTACGCCCCACTTCGTAAAGGAACGGCTCATTTAATCAAGGCTCATAACCCTATTGTTGTGCCTGTTGTAATTAACGGTTTTAGAAGGGCTTTTGATAAAAAAGGATTGCTTTTCAAAAAACGTAATACAACGCTGTCTGTAACATTTAAAGCTCCTATCAGGTTTGACCCAGATATGTCTACCGACGAAATTATGCACATATTAAGAGAACAAATAGAACAGCGTATTCCTGTTGAAAAATTGAAATGGAGACACGAAGAATCGTAA
- the recO gene encoding DNA repair protein RecO: MLNKSKGIVINYVKYKETSIIVKIYTEEFGIQTYIENGVRSSRSKNKIALFQPLTLLDLVIYHKEGKDIQRIAEIKCNHPFHEIPYQIAKSSIAMFITEILVKTLKEEMANKQLFAFVNDSIVWLDEAKDHFQNFHLQFLLKLSAYLGFLPETAQEMADELALHGLTIQDKSVVIAIESLLVSEYDRPPLLTLTQRNTILAITLQWFHLHIESMGEIKSLAVLKETLH, encoded by the coding sequence ATGTTGAATAAATCAAAGGGAATAGTTATCAATTATGTAAAGTATAAAGAAACGTCTATTATCGTGAAGATTTATACTGAAGAGTTTGGTATTCAGACCTATATCGAAAATGGTGTGAGAAGCTCAAGGTCGAAGAATAAAATTGCGTTGTTTCAGCCTTTAACTCTCTTAGATTTGGTGATTTATCATAAAGAAGGAAAGGATATTCAACGTATTGCCGAAATAAAATGTAATCATCCTTTCCATGAAATTCCGTATCAAATAGCCAAGTCTTCTATTGCCATGTTTATTACTGAAATACTGGTAAAAACCCTGAAAGAGGAAATGGCCAATAAGCAATTATTTGCTTTTGTGAATGATTCGATTGTGTGGCTTGATGAAGCCAAAGATCATTTTCAAAATTTCCATTTACAGTTTTTACTGAAGCTGTCGGCGTATCTAGGCTTTCTGCCTGAAACAGCTCAAGAAATGGCCGATGAATTAGCTTTACACGGACTGACCATCCAAGACAAGTCTGTTGTTATTGCTATCGAATCGCTATTGGTATCAGAATATGACAGGCCTCCCCTATTAACACTTACTCAGCGAAATACTATTTTGGCAATAACGCTCCAATGGTTTCATTTGCACATAGAGTCGATGGGCGAAATAAAGTCTTTGGCGGTATTGAAGGAGACTCTCCATTAG